The Pirellulimonas nuda genome includes a region encoding these proteins:
- a CDS encoding DUF2309 domain-containing protein has translation MPHTSTFPSSTAPLVSHPPAPDLAAEIEHLAHLLPSQGPITVFVHHNTLHAFEEQPFHEAVVAAADLFDCHPYLPEAEYRAQLDRGRIRPADLDRELLAVLGDQGDELLGALGTRHALWLAMLERPLWEGPDAEIRWYIDETESLFRYRPEVETATRERVVSQTRRWVVRDYANGARERCPLKQEVDALIERFGGAIFESWNAGDWEPFTLHLLWRACRAGVDLAAESRPPRAARSGDRDREAAALVDSEMIRFCAAYLDQGLAPWRLPDCEQGLLRAFVNLHRGSKPQTAWLHGLPALVQEVDALGCDAQASIAASLAELRVTPDDRERVLTEALLELPGWAGMVWQMETNAEWTVRPAPRGTLVDYVAVRLLLQRLAKQRLDADPLSGRTPDPQGGESRLQQAFSVFQIAQVRGWTPVDLMSLSAYEWRNLIEEVDAFSSRERRRVYHQAYERQLRERTLDAIRAHAAGLKHAPALAAPEFQLVCCIDDREESFRRHLEEVFPACETFGFAGFFGVAMYYRGVSEATYRPLCPVNVKPQHFVRETPAYSAEGTSRRQEKARQTLGRAAHGMNQGSQSFLGGAIAGLLGAAATLPMVLRILSPRLAGRFASFFGRIVVPNRTQLTLERTAQSPGSAPDELGYSIDEMTSIVHGTLTAMGLTRGFARLVIITGHGSSSVNNPHSAAYDCGACGGGRGGPNARAFARMANDPRVRERLAGRGMQIDQATCFIGGYHNTGDDSYTLYDLDLLPTTHRGVLNRASKAIDEARARDAHERCRRFESAPLSLSPAAALRHVEGRASDLSQVRIECGHATNAYTFVGRRAWSRGLFLDRRAFLASYDPEADDKARSVLAKLLSAVIPVCAGIALEYYFSRVDNRGYGCGTKLPHNVTSMLGVMDGAGSDLRTGLPWQMVEIHEPVRNLFVIETTPEAMQRIMADNAAIDTLVQNDWVQLALFDAESLEMKLFQNGRFEPYQAPLSQLPRVAESIEWYRGQRDHLGFATIDPAAESTSTGATR, from the coding sequence CGCAGGGGCCGATCACGGTGTTCGTGCACCACAACACGCTGCACGCGTTCGAGGAGCAGCCGTTTCACGAGGCGGTGGTCGCCGCGGCGGACCTATTCGACTGCCACCCCTACCTTCCCGAGGCAGAGTACCGGGCCCAGCTCGACCGCGGCCGGATCCGCCCCGCGGACCTCGACCGCGAGCTGCTGGCCGTGCTGGGGGACCAAGGGGACGAGCTGCTGGGCGCCCTGGGAACCCGACACGCGCTGTGGCTGGCGATGCTCGAGCGGCCGCTGTGGGAGGGGCCCGACGCGGAGATCCGCTGGTACATCGACGAAACAGAGTCGCTGTTCCGCTACCGCCCTGAGGTAGAGACGGCCACCCGCGAGCGGGTGGTATCCCAGACGCGGCGGTGGGTTGTGCGCGACTACGCCAACGGCGCGCGCGAGCGCTGCCCCCTCAAGCAGGAGGTCGACGCGCTGATCGAGCGGTTCGGCGGAGCAATTTTTGAGTCTTGGAACGCGGGGGACTGGGAGCCCTTCACGCTGCACCTGCTGTGGCGCGCGTGCCGGGCCGGGGTCGACCTAGCGGCCGAGAGCCGCCCTCCGCGGGCGGCCCGGTCGGGCGATCGCGACCGAGAAGCGGCAGCGCTAGTCGATAGCGAGATGATCCGCTTCTGCGCCGCGTACCTCGACCAGGGGCTGGCGCCCTGGCGCCTCCCCGACTGCGAGCAGGGGTTGCTGCGGGCGTTCGTGAACTTGCACCGCGGTTCGAAGCCGCAGACCGCGTGGCTGCATGGGTTGCCGGCGCTGGTGCAGGAGGTCGACGCGCTGGGGTGCGACGCCCAGGCGTCGATCGCCGCCTCGCTGGCCGAGCTACGCGTGACCCCGGACGACCGCGAGCGGGTCCTTACCGAAGCACTGCTAGAACTCCCCGGCTGGGCCGGCATGGTTTGGCAGATGGAGACCAACGCCGAGTGGACGGTCCGCCCCGCGCCGCGCGGCACGCTGGTGGATTACGTGGCGGTCCGCCTGTTGCTCCAACGATTGGCGAAGCAGCGCCTCGACGCCGATCCCCTGTCCGGCAGGACGCCCGATCCGCAGGGGGGAGAAAGCAGGCTTCAGCAGGCGTTCTCGGTGTTTCAGATCGCGCAGGTGCGGGGTTGGACGCCCGTCGACCTGATGTCCCTCTCGGCGTACGAGTGGCGGAACCTGATCGAAGAAGTCGACGCGTTCTCCAGCCGCGAGCGGCGCCGGGTCTACCATCAAGCCTACGAACGCCAGCTCCGGGAGCGCACGCTCGACGCGATCCGCGCCCACGCCGCGGGCCTGAAGCACGCCCCAGCGCTCGCGGCGCCGGAGTTTCAGTTGGTCTGCTGCATCGACGACCGCGAAGAGTCGTTCCGCCGGCACCTCGAAGAGGTGTTTCCGGCGTGCGAGACGTTCGGCTTCGCTGGGTTCTTTGGCGTGGCGATGTACTACCGGGGGGTCTCCGAGGCCACGTACCGCCCCCTCTGCCCGGTGAACGTCAAGCCGCAGCATTTCGTCCGCGAGACCCCCGCCTATTCGGCCGAGGGGACGAGCCGGCGTCAGGAGAAGGCGCGGCAGACGCTGGGACGCGCGGCCCACGGCATGAACCAGGGGAGCCAGTCGTTTCTTGGCGGCGCGATCGCGGGGCTGCTGGGCGCCGCGGCGACGCTGCCGATGGTGCTGCGGATCCTCTCGCCGAGGCTCGCGGGGCGTTTCGCCAGCTTCTTCGGCCGGATCGTGGTCCCCAACCGTACGCAGTTGACGCTGGAGCGGACCGCACAGTCGCCGGGGAGCGCGCCGGACGAGCTGGGCTACAGCATCGACGAGATGACCTCCATCGTCCACGGAACCCTGACCGCCATGGGGCTGACCCGCGGTTTTGCCCGGCTGGTGATTATCACCGGCCACGGCTCGAGCAGCGTGAACAACCCCCACTCGGCCGCCTACGACTGCGGCGCCTGCGGCGGCGGACGCGGCGGGCCCAACGCCCGCGCCTTCGCCCGCATGGCCAACGACCCGCGGGTGCGCGAGCGGCTCGCCGGGCGCGGGATGCAGATCGACCAGGCCACCTGCTTTATCGGGGGGTACCACAACACGGGGGACGACAGCTACACGCTGTACGACCTCGACCTGCTCCCAACGACCCACCGCGGCGTGCTGAACCGGGCCAGCAAGGCCATCGACGAGGCACGCGCCCGCGACGCCCACGAACGCTGCCGCAGGTTCGAGTCTGCGCCGCTGTCGCTCAGCCCCGCGGCGGCGCTCCGGCATGTCGAGGGGCGGGCGTCGGACCTCTCACAGGTGCGGATCGAGTGCGGCCACGCCACCAACGCCTACACGTTTGTCGGCCGCCGGGCGTGGAGCCGCGGGCTGTTCCTCGACCGCCGGGCGTTCCTGGCGTCTTACGACCCGGAGGCAGACGACAAGGCCAGGTCCGTCCTCGCCAAACTGCTCAGCGCCGTGATCCCGGTCTGCGCCGGCATCGCGCTGGAGTACTACTTCTCCCGCGTCGACAACCGGGGCTACGGCTGCGGCACCAAGCTGCCGCACAACGTCACGTCGATGCTGGGGGTGATGGACGGCGCCGGCAGCGACCTGCGGACCGGGCTGCCGTGGCAGATGGTCGAGATCCACGAGCCGGTGAGGAACCTGTTTGTGATCGAGACAACGCCCGAGGCCATGCAGCGGATCATGGCCGACAACGCCGCGATCGACACGCTGGTGCAGAACGACTGGGTGCAGTTGGCGCTGTTTGATGCAGAGAGCCTCGAGATGAAGCTGTTTCAGAACGGACGCTTCGAGCCGTACCAGGCGCCGCTAAGCCAACTGCCACGCGTCGCGGAGTCGATCGAGTGGTACCGCGGTCAGCGCGATCACCTGGGCTTCGCCACGATCGATCCCGCCGCCGAATCCACGTCCACGGGGGCGACGCGATGA